A genomic region of Papaver somniferum cultivar HN1 chromosome 7, ASM357369v1, whole genome shotgun sequence contains the following coding sequences:
- the LOC113296490 gene encoding uncharacterized protein LOC113296490: MTPFQDLYGYQLPHLAFPLHSTTFVQVVQDYLYDRDHMLQMLREDLLKVQTRMKFFSDKHRTDRTFAVGDMVFLKLQPYRQTSVAIRKNFKLSSKYFRPFEIVQRIGVVVYELKLPVGSRIHPVFHVSQLKMKIGHHSTSSPSLPLVDQNGAILEEPAAVLATRITLRDGHSIPQVLIQWVSAPAEDATWEDTSHIRDQFPHFVLEDKDS, translated from the coding sequence ATGACACCATTTCAAGACTTATATGGCTATCAACTACCACATTTGGCATTTCCCCTGCATTCCACCACTTTTGTACAAGTTGTTCAGGATTACTTATACGACAGAGACCACATGTTACAAATGCTCCGAGAAGACTTACTGAAAGTACAAACAAGGATGAAGTTTTTTTCCGATAAACACAGGACTGACAGGACATTTGCAGTGGGTGATATGGTTTTCCTCAAATTACAACCTTATCGTCAAACTTCAGTGGCTATCCGTAAGAATTTCAAACTATCTTCTAAGTATTTCAGACCATTTGAGATTGTGCAGAGGATTGGTGTTGTCGTGTACGAACTAAAACTACCTGTTGGGTCTCGCATACATCCGGTGTTTCATGTGTCTCAGCTCAAGATGAAGATTGGTCATCATTCTACTTCTTCACCCTCACTGCCACTGGTGGATCAGAATGGAGCTATCTTGGAGGAACCAGCTGCAGTCCTTGCCACCCGTATTACACTCCGTGATGGCCACTCTATTCCTCAAGTCTTGATTCAGTGGGTGAGTGCACCAGCAGAGGACGCGACGTGGGAAGATACAAGTCACATTAGAGATCAGTTTCCTCATTtcgtccttgaggacaaggactcTTAA